The following are from one region of the Alkalimarinus sediminis genome:
- a CDS encoding CopD family protein: protein MSIALSLHLLAAVIWVGGMFFAYVCLRPVAATVLEPPHRLQLWAHVFVRFFSWVWASIITLIVTGHGMIALYGGFGSIGKHVHIMLAVGYVMFLLYAHLYFAPFKRLKRAVEAADWATAGNNLNQIRKIVGINLVLGLVTVVVASAGKYLL, encoded by the coding sequence ATGTCAATTGCGTTATCTTTACACTTGTTAGCCGCTGTTATTTGGGTCGGCGGTATGTTTTTCGCTTATGTATGTCTTCGTCCTGTTGCGGCGACAGTATTAGAGCCACCCCATAGATTGCAACTTTGGGCACATGTGTTTGTTCGTTTTTTTAGCTGGGTATGGGCGAGCATTATCACGCTTATTGTGACAGGTCATGGCATGATTGCCCTATATGGCGGTTTCGGCAGCATTGGTAAGCATGTTCATATTATGCTGGCGGTGGGTTATGTGATGTTCTTGCTCTATGCACACCTCTATTTTGCCCCTTTCAAGCGCCTTAAAAGAGCCGTTGAAGCAGCTGATTGGGCTACAGCAGGTAATAATCTAAACCAAATCAGAAAGATCGTCGGTATTAACCTTGTTTTAGGTCTAGTGACCGTTGTTGTTGCCAGTGCTGGAAAGTATTTGTTGTAG